One segment of Corynebacterium atrinae DNA contains the following:
- a CDS encoding TetR/AcrR family transcriptional regulator has translation MNNDRSLRERKRARTRRRIEDAATALVVKHGFENITIDDICREADISRRSFFNYMESKDEAVLGLPRLVMSDDRRRDFVSEPSANVVATALDYVAATIDDLEAADLEDGADEEFLATLKERRHQIMTSEPSVALLSLNRFREQSAKMHQLVVEHLEAHPGDRILGDEPIEVEASIINGLIREAVWLQVCRPCQTTDRAQRLRAAGATITAFTQELTW, from the coding sequence GTGAACAATGACAGATCCCTGCGGGAGCGGAAACGCGCACGCACCCGGCGCAGGATTGAAGACGCGGCAACCGCGCTCGTCGTCAAGCATGGGTTTGAGAACATCACCATCGACGATATTTGCCGCGAAGCTGACATCAGCCGCCGCAGTTTCTTTAATTACATGGAATCCAAAGATGAAGCCGTGCTCGGTCTCCCCCGGCTCGTGATGTCCGATGACCGTCGCCGGGACTTCGTCAGCGAGCCTTCAGCCAACGTCGTCGCCACAGCCCTGGACTACGTCGCGGCAACCATCGATGACCTCGAGGCGGCCGATCTGGAGGATGGGGCGGACGAGGAGTTCCTCGCCACGCTCAAGGAGCGCCGACACCAGATCATGACCTCTGAACCTTCCGTGGCTTTGCTGTCGCTCAATCGCTTCCGGGAGCAGTCCGCCAAAATGCACCAGCTCGTGGTGGAACACCTCGAAGCCCACCCCGGCGACCGGATTCTGGGCGATGAACCCATCGAGGTTGAAGCCTCCATCATCAACGGGCTCATCCGGGAGGCCGTCTGGCTCCAGGTCTGCCGCCCATGCCAAACCACCGATCGCGCCCAACGCCTGCGGGCGGCCGGAGCCACCATCACCGCATTTACTCAGGAGTTGACATGGTAG
- the glpX gene encoding class II fructose-bisphosphatase gives MNARHPETPDRNLAMELVRVTEAAALASGRWVGRGMKEEGDGAAVDAMRQLINSVNMNGVVVIGEGEKDEAPMLFNGERVGNGEGAEVDIAVDPVDGTTLMAEGRPNAISIIAAAERGSMYDPSAVFYMDKIAVGPEAAGTIDIEAPVAHNINAVAKAKGILPADVTIVVLDRPRHIDLITDIRRAGAKVRLISDGDVAGAIAAAQDSNSIDMAMGIGGTPEGIITACALKCMGGEIQGKLWPTDDAEAGRARDAGLDVNQALGINDLVSSDNCYFAATGVTNGDMLRGVSYRAGGATTRSLVMRSKSGTVRFVESRHQLAKLQEYSVVDYSKEPRL, from the coding sequence ATGAATGCACGACACCCAGAGACCCCGGATCGTAACCTCGCTATGGAGCTGGTCCGAGTCACCGAGGCAGCCGCGCTCGCCTCCGGTCGCTGGGTCGGCCGTGGCATGAAGGAAGAGGGCGACGGCGCCGCCGTGGACGCCATGCGCCAGCTGATCAATTCGGTGAACATGAACGGTGTCGTCGTCATCGGTGAAGGCGAAAAGGACGAAGCCCCGATGCTGTTTAACGGCGAGCGGGTAGGCAATGGTGAAGGCGCCGAGGTGGACATCGCTGTCGACCCGGTTGATGGCACGACCCTCATGGCTGAGGGACGCCCGAACGCTATCTCCATCATCGCCGCCGCCGAGCGCGGCTCCATGTACGACCCCTCCGCCGTGTTCTACATGGACAAAATCGCCGTGGGCCCGGAAGCCGCCGGCACCATCGACATTGAGGCCCCCGTCGCCCACAACATCAACGCCGTAGCTAAGGCCAAGGGCATCCTGCCTGCCGACGTCACCATCGTCGTCCTCGATCGCCCCCGCCACATCGATCTGATCACCGATATCCGCCGCGCCGGCGCCAAGGTTCGTCTCATCTCCGACGGTGACGTCGCCGGTGCCATCGCCGCTGCCCAAGACTCGAACTCCATCGATATGGCCATGGGCATCGGTGGCACCCCCGAGGGCATCATCACCGCGTGCGCGCTCAAGTGCATGGGCGGAGAAATCCAGGGCAAGCTCTGGCCGACCGACGATGCCGAAGCAGGCCGCGCCCGCGACGCGGGCCTTGACGTCAACCAGGCCCTCGGCATCAATGACCTCGTCTCCTCCGACAACTGCTACTTCGCCGCCACCGGTGTGACCAACGGCGATATGCTCCGCGGAGTGTCCTACCGAGCAGGAGGCGCCACCACTCGTTCCTTGGTCATGCGCTCCAAGTCGGGCACCGTGCGCTTCGTCGAGTCCCGCCACCAGCTGGCAAAGCTGCAGGAATACTCTGTGGTGGACTACTCGAAAGAGCCCCGCCTCTAA
- a CDS encoding DUF4245 domain-containing protein has product MAAAEKPRIYQGGWDMMLSLGIIIIAMIVVVGTTGLCSYEPGAPESGPVREVDAESFMSMEARATNFPLRLPDSPEGWMTNSARRSMIDGTQAPVVGWVTADRGYISLTQTILPLDSAVKNIDSDVRELARTEEIAGQEVQVYHSDESGVRDLWAVDLGDVRLLFTGAGSEEEFRTIIAATINSAPLPAA; this is encoded by the coding sequence GTGGCTGCAGCGGAAAAACCTCGGATCTATCAAGGCGGATGGGACATGATGTTGTCCCTCGGCATCATCATCATCGCGATGATTGTCGTGGTCGGTACCACCGGCTTGTGTTCATATGAGCCCGGTGCCCCGGAAAGTGGGCCTGTCCGCGAGGTTGATGCAGAGTCGTTCATGAGCATGGAGGCCCGCGCGACGAATTTTCCCCTGCGCCTGCCGGACAGTCCCGAAGGATGGATGACTAATTCGGCGCGCCGATCAATGATCGATGGCACGCAGGCCCCGGTTGTGGGCTGGGTCACCGCCGATCGCGGATACATCTCTCTCACGCAGACGATCTTGCCCCTGGATAGCGCAGTAAAAAACATTGATAGCGATGTCCGCGAGCTAGCTCGCACCGAAGAGATCGCTGGGCAAGAGGTGCAGGTTTATCATTCCGATGAGTCCGGCGTGCGCGATCTGTGGGCCGTCGACTTGGGCGATGTCCGCCTTCTGTTCACGGGTGCAGGTTCCGAGGAAGAATTCCGCACCATCATCGCGGCGACGATCAATTCCGCGCCGCTGCCGGCCGCCTAG
- a CDS encoding class II fumarate hydratase encodes MTEQEFRIEHDTMGEVKVPVNALWQAQTQRAVENFPISGRGLESAQIRAMGLLKAACAIVNKDRGLLPAEQADAIVAAAQEIADGKHDAEFPIDVFQTGSGTSSNMNTNEVIASIAKRNGVEVHPNDHVNMGQSSNDTFPTATHVAATEAAVNDLVPALKVLHASLAKKAAEWKDVVKSGRTHLMDAVPVTLGQEFSGYARQIELGIERIEATVVRLGELPIGGTAVGTGLNTPADFGGKVTDELIKLTGVSELSEAKNHFEAQANRDALVEFSGAMRVVAVSLYKIANDIRLMGSGPLTGFAEIHLPDLQPGSSIMPGKVNPVLCETATQVAAQVIGNDAAVAFAGTQGQFELNVFIPVMARNVLESSRLLANTARVFAERLVDGIEPNVERMKTLAESSPSIVTPLNSAIGYENAAKVAKTALKEGKTIRQTVIDMGFVDGEKLTEEELDKRLDVLAMANTDRD; translated from the coding sequence ATGACCGAGCAGGAATTCCGCATCGAACACGACACGATGGGTGAAGTCAAGGTCCCCGTCAACGCTCTGTGGCAGGCACAGACCCAGCGCGCCGTTGAGAACTTCCCGATCTCCGGCCGCGGCCTAGAGTCCGCTCAGATTCGCGCCATGGGTCTGCTCAAGGCAGCGTGTGCCATTGTGAATAAGGACCGCGGTCTCCTCCCCGCTGAGCAGGCCGACGCCATCGTCGCCGCCGCCCAGGAAATCGCCGACGGCAAGCACGACGCCGAATTCCCCATCGACGTGTTCCAGACCGGCTCCGGCACCTCGTCCAACATGAACACCAACGAGGTCATCGCCTCCATCGCCAAGCGCAACGGCGTCGAGGTTCACCCCAACGACCACGTCAATATGGGCCAGTCCTCCAATGACACCTTCCCCACCGCCACTCACGTCGCCGCCACCGAGGCCGCCGTCAATGACCTCGTCCCCGCGTTGAAGGTCCTGCACGCCTCCCTGGCGAAGAAGGCCGCGGAGTGGAAGGACGTGGTGAAGTCCGGCCGCACCCACCTCATGGACGCCGTTCCGGTCACCCTCGGCCAGGAGTTCAGCGGTTACGCCCGCCAGATCGAGCTCGGCATTGAGCGCATTGAGGCCACCGTCGTGCGCCTCGGCGAGCTGCCCATCGGCGGCACCGCCGTCGGCACCGGCCTCAACACCCCGGCTGACTTCGGCGGGAAGGTCACCGACGAGCTGATCAAGCTCACCGGCGTTTCCGAGCTGTCGGAGGCCAAGAACCACTTCGAGGCACAGGCCAACCGCGACGCCCTCGTCGAGTTCTCCGGCGCCATGCGCGTAGTCGCCGTCTCCCTGTACAAGATCGCCAATGACATCCGCCTCATGGGCTCCGGCCCCCTGACCGGCTTTGCTGAGATCCACCTGCCCGATCTGCAGCCGGGCTCCTCCATCATGCCGGGCAAGGTCAACCCGGTCCTGTGTGAAACCGCCACCCAGGTTGCCGCCCAGGTCATCGGCAACGACGCCGCCGTGGCATTCGCCGGCACCCAGGGTCAGTTCGAGCTCAACGTGTTCATCCCGGTCATGGCCCGCAACGTGCTCGAGTCCTCGCGCCTGCTGGCCAACACTGCCCGCGTCTTCGCCGAGCGCCTCGTCGACGGCATCGAGCCGAACGTCGAGCGTATGAAGACTCTGGCTGAGTCCTCCCCGTCCATCGTCACCCCGCTGAACTCGGCGATTGGCTACGAGAACGCCGCCAAGGTGGCCAAGACTGCCCTCAAGGAGGGTAAGACCATTCGCCAGACTGTCATCGACATGGGCTTCGTCGACGGCGAGAAGCTCACCGAGGAAGAGTTGGACAAGCGCCTCGACGTGCTGGCCATGGCCAACACCGATCGCGACTAA
- a CDS encoding exodeoxyribonuclease VII small subunit, producing the protein MNDNTVGTGQAGDDAFPGVETLSYEQARDELIETVKILELGQMGLDESLKYWERGEALAKRCEEHLDGASRRVEDALAKSAE; encoded by the coding sequence ATGAACGACAACACTGTAGGAACTGGTCAGGCCGGGGACGATGCCTTCCCGGGCGTCGAAACGCTGTCTTATGAGCAGGCCCGAGATGAGCTCATCGAAACCGTAAAAATCCTCGAACTGGGCCAAATGGGCCTGGATGAATCCCTCAAATACTGGGAACGCGGCGAGGCATTAGCCAAACGCTGCGAGGAGCACCTCGACGGTGCCTCCCGGCGAGTCGAGGATGCACTGGCCAAATCGGCCGAGTAA